The following are from one region of the Biomphalaria glabrata chromosome 12, xgBioGlab47.1, whole genome shotgun sequence genome:
- the LOC106070257 gene encoding beta-1,3-galactosyltransferase 5-like → MFRKLYRSRRLLISLGIAMLIAFHLTSFFYPSHTHSVYIIAPSMELGGNQQANRTNPVSDPQSNYDSKVETIKMPKTLNILTIPSKLQGKELPKTNTSGTKNLVKPKLLNDYTVSRPTQDKKTQKTIKLLTHIEVNRTRSYYKYLINLTDSSTYEKYLQTVMANDSSCQNASSYDAIMAVHSAPNNVAKRDMFRWLYSDYQKTSPYKIKVLFFIGLVKSPSLQSQLTNESLTFGDLVQGSFLDAYKNLTYKAMFSYKWIDKHCSGLKLLIRSDDDVFMDVHNLFSHWRGLDDVTNNTITCDIVQNDIVWRTGKWLLKTSEIAEDTFPFPHCRGYLALVTPDLVSRMGETMRLTPFFWIDDVFVYGFVAQKVGATYVSVDNRMARWNESKFTTCFEKLGRKCSLLSVLAKPDQFKYLFSLTRNSTAT, encoded by the exons ATGTTTCGAAAGCTGTATCGGTCTCGTCGTCTGCTGATAAGTCTGGGCATCGCAATGTTGATAGCATTTCACTTGACATCATTCTTCTACCCTTCTCACACACACAGCGTGTATATAATAGCTCCCTCCATGGAACTTGGGGGGAATCAGCAGGCGAACCGAACAAATCCAGTATCTGATCCTCAAAGTAATTATGACAGTAaagttgaaactattaaaatgCCCAAGACTTTAAACATTTTGACGATTCCTTCTAAGCTTCAAGGCAAAGAACTACCAAAAACGAACACTTCAGGGACTAAAAATCTGGTCAAACCAAAACTTTTGAATGACTATACAGTTTCAAGACCAACTCAGGACAAGAAAACGCAAAAAACAATCAAGTTATTGACTCATATTGAAGTGAATAGGACTAGATCATACTACAAATATCTGATCAATTTGACGGATAGCTCAACTTATGAAAAATACTTACAG ACAGTGATGGCCAATGACTCCAGTTGTCAGAACGCCAGTTCCTATGACGCTATAATGGCGGTCCACTCAGCCCCAAACAATGTTGCTAAGAGAGATATGTTTCGATGGTTGTATTCAGACTACCAGAAGACTTCTCCGTACAAGATTAAG GTTCTGTTTTTTATCGGTCTTGTCAAAAGTCCAAGCCTCCAGTCCCAACTGACCAATGAAAGTCTTACTTTTGGAGATTTGGTCCAAGGGAGTTTCTTGGACGCCTACAAGAACCTGACGTACAAAGCCATGTTCTCTTACAAGTGGATAGACAAACACTGTTCCGGCCTGAAGCTGCTCATTCGCTCGGATGACGATGTGTTCATGGATGTTCATAACTTGTTCTCTCACTGGCGCGGCCTGGACGACGTCACCAACAACACGATCACCTGCGACATCGTCCAGAACGACATCGTGTGGCGCACGGGGAAGTGGCTCCTGAAGACATCGGAAATCGCCGAAGACACTTTCCCGTTCCCGCACTGCCGAGGCTACTTAGCGTTGGTGACCCCTGACCTTGTGAGCAGGATGGGAGAAACGATGAGGCTGACTCCTTTCTTTTGGATTGATGACGTCTTCGTCTACGGCTTTGTGGCCCAAAAAGTTGGGGCCACTTATGTTTCAGTGGACAACCGAATGGCCAGGTGGAATGAATCCAAGTTTACGACTTGCTTTGAAAAGCTCGGCCGGAAGTGCAGTCTGTTGTCTGTACTAGCGAAACCAGatcaatttaaatatctattttcTTTAACACGCAATAGTACAGCGACATAG